The Sporomusaceae bacterium genomic sequence GGATCTTCACCGCATCGGTCCTGCCGGGCTTCCACCGCCCCCGGCTCGCTGGGAAGACACAGAAAGGCTACTCTCTCCGTCATCGCTTTTGTTGTATTCGGCTGTTGATAAACGTCGCCGCGGCTATGCTTGAAAATACTGTATGCACAATATTATATACGACCGCGTCGCTTTTAGTCAAACTTTACCGTCGCCAGCGCGGCAAAAAGCGCCGCCTTGCCCAGGCCGGCCACCCGCACCGTCTTGTCGCGGCTCTTCAGCCCGGCCACGATGGCCACCCGGCCCTTAGCCACCTTCAGCAGCTCGGCGAAAAACGCCGTGCAGGCCGCGTTGGCCGCGCCCTCCACCGGCGGCGACGTCAGAGCCACCCGGACGGCAGCCCCCGCCAGGCCCGTAACGGCGCAGCGCGACGCGCGCGGCTGCACCCGCACCCTGAAGGTCACGCCCTCCGGCCCCTCTCTCACATCCAGCGCCGCAAAATCCACCGCTAGTTGTCGTCCTCCTGCGCGTTCTGCAGCATCTCCAGCTGGGCCTGCAGCAGCGTCCGCATCCGCGTCCGGTAAATCTGGGACTGCTTCTGCAGTTCCTCATACTCGCCATGCAGGCGGCGGACCTTCGACATCGACTCCTCCACCAGCTTCTGGCCGCGGATCTCGGCCTCCTTGATCTGCAGCTCGCTCTCCTTGCGGGCGTTAAGCTTGACCTCCTCGGCCGTCTCCTGAGCGATAACCAGCGTACTGTGGAGCGTGTTCTCCATATGCTGATAATGCTCCAGCTTGCTGTTCACCCGGTCGAGCGTCTCCTTCAGCTCGATGTTCTCGCGGTACAGCTTCTCGTAATCCTTGACCACCTCATCGAGGAAAGCGTCCACCTCTTCCTCGCTGTAGCCGCGGAAGCCGCGTTTGAATTCTTTGTTGTGGATGTCTAATGGCGTCAGCATTGCCCCACTCCCTTATATAAACCTTTTCAGATATATACTCGTCCGGCCCTTCTTTGTCTGGCCGAGGATCTCCACCACCTCGACCCGGCCGCGGCCGCGCATCGAGATGACATCCCCCGCCTTGATCGCCTGCGCGGGGCCCTTGGCATCCTGCCAGTTCACCTTCACCTTTGCGGCCTCGATCTCCTCCGTCATCTGGCTGCGCGAAGTCCCGTAGCCAGCCGCCGCAATCGTATCCAGCCGCAGCGACGCCACCGTCGCCCGGATCTCCTTCACCTTCTCCTCGCGGGGCGCGATATCGGCCAGCGCGATCGGCGCAAGCTCAACAGGGGCCGCCC encodes the following:
- a CDS encoding DUF167 domain-containing protein; its protein translation is MDFAALDVREGPEGVTFRVRVQPRASRCAVTGLAGAAVRVALTSPPVEGAANAACTAFFAELLKVAKGRVAIVAGLKSRDKTVRVAGLGKAALFAALATVKFD
- a CDS encoding DivIVA domain-containing protein, which encodes MLTPLDIHNKEFKRGFRGYSEEEVDAFLDEVVKDYEKLYRENIELKETLDRVNSKLEHYQHMENTLHSTLVIAQETAEEVKLNARKESELQIKEAEIRGQKLVEESMSKVRRLHGEYEELQKQSQIYRTRMRTLLQAQLEMLQNAQEDDN